In Phoenix dactylifera cultivar Barhee BC4 chromosome 11, palm_55x_up_171113_PBpolish2nd_filt_p, whole genome shotgun sequence, the following are encoded in one genomic region:
- the LOC103708317 gene encoding CTP synthase-like isoform X2, translating to MKYVLVTGGVVSGLGKGVTASSIGVVLKACGLRVTSIKIDPYLNTDAGTMSPFEHGEVFVLDDGGEVDLDLGNYERFLDIKLTCDNNITTGKIYQSVIDKERRGDYLGKTVQVVPHITDAIQEWIEHVAVIPVDGKEGPADVCVIELGGTIGDIESMPFIEALGQFSYRVGPGNFCLVHVSLVPVLNVVGEQKTKPTQHSVRGLRGLGLTPNILACRSAKVLEENVKEKLSQFCHVPAANIITLNDVTNIWHIPLLLRDQKAHEAILKVLNLQRVAREPKLEEWMNRAKLCDALHDPVRIAMVGKYTGLSDSYLSVLKALLHASVACRKKLVVDWVPSTDLEENTAKEAPDAYNAAWNLLKGADGILVPGGFGDRGVQGKILAAKYARENNVPYLGICLGMQIAVIDFARSVMNLWDANSTEFDPDTRTPCVVFMPEGSKTHMGGTMRLGSRRTYFHVTDCKSVKLYGNVSYVDERHRHRYEVNPDMVAEFESAGLAFVGKDETGKRMEIIELPAHPYFVGVQFHPEFKSRPGQPSALFSGLIAASCGQLDALLQNPSHLNKPIKAKISSNGVFSPKVYQNGHQKGHTHKPANNLVNGNYYSNDWFHLRSPLRREV from the exons aTGAAGTACGTGTTGGTGACGGGGGGAGTGGTGAGCGGGCTGGGGAAAGGGGTGACGGCTAGCAGCATTGGAGTCGTCCTCAAGGCGTGCGGCCTCCGTGTTACGTCCATCAAGATCG ATCCATATCTGAACACTGATGCTGGAACGATGTCCCCATTTGAGCATGGGGAAGTGTTTGTTTTAGATGATGGTGGTGAG GTGGACTTGGATCTTGGAAACTATGAAAGGTTCCTAGATATCAAATTGACTTGTGATAACAATATCACCACTGGCAAGATCTACCAG TCTGTCATTGACAAGGAGCGGAGGGGGGACTATCTAGGGAAAACAGTGCAG GTTGTGCCACACATCACAGATGCCATACAAGAGTGGATAGAACACGTGGCAGTGATACCTGTGGATGGCAAAGAAGGACCTGCTGATGTTTGTGTCATAGAATTGGGTGGAACTATAG GGGATATTGAATCAATGCCATTTATTGAAGCGTTGGGTCAATTTTCTTATCGTGTAG GTCCTGGTAACTTCTGTCTGGTTCATGTCAGTCTTGTGCCAGTTTTGAATGTAGTTGGTGAACAG AAAACTAAGCCAACCCAGCATAGTGTTCGTGGCCTAAGAGGACTTGGGTTGACACCAAATATTCTGGCTTGTCGCAGTGCTAAG GTGCTGGAGGAAAATGTAAAAGAAAAACTCTCACAATTTTGCCATGTCCCG GCGGCAAATATCATTACTCTTAATGATGTTACAAATATATGGCACATTCCTTTACTGTTAAGG GACCAGAAGGCACATGAAGCTATTTTAAAAGTACTGAACCTTCAACG AGTTGCCCGAGAGCCAAAGTTGGAGGAATGGATGAATAGAGCTAAACTCTGTGATGCACTGCATGATCCT GTTAGGATTGCCATGGTTGGAAAGTACACTGGTCTTTCTGATTCTTATCTCTCTGTATTGAAG GCTCTTTTGCATGCTAGTGTTGCTTGCCGTAAGAAACTTGTGGTGGACTGGGTTCCATCTACTGATCTCGAAGAAAATACTGCAAAAGAG GCACCTGATGCTTATAACGCTGCTTGGAATCTATTAAAG GGTGCAGATGGCATACTAGTTCCAGGAGGTTTTGGAGACAGAGGAGTGCAGGGGAAAATTCTTGCTGCAAAATATGCCCGTGAGAATAATGTTCCATACCTTGGCATTTGTCTGGGCATGCAAATTGCTGTGATTGATTTTGCTCGTTCTGTTATGAACTTGTGGGATGCAAACAGCACAGAGTTTGATCCTGATACAAGAACTCCATGTGTTGTTTTTATGCCAGAG GGCTCCAAAACTCACATGGGAGGGACGATGCGTCTTGGATCAAGGAGGACATATTTCCATGTTACCGACTGCAAATCTGTAAAGTT GTATGGCAATGTTAGCTATGTAGATGAACGGCATCGACACAGATATGAG GTCAATCCTGATATGGTTGCAGAATTTGAAAGTGCTGGCCTTGCATTTGTCGGTAAGGATGAAACTGGAAAACGTATGGAG ATTATTGAGCTGCCTGCCCATCCATACTTTGTCGGTGTCCAATTTCATCCAGAGTTCAAGTCGAGACCTGGACAACCCTCAGCACTTTTCTCAG GACTAATAGCAGCCTCATGTGGGCAATTGGATGCTTTGCTGCAAAATCCCAGCCACCTTAACAAGCCCATCAAAGCAAAAATTTCAAGCAATGGTGTTTTCTCACCAAAGGTCTATCAAAATGGACATCAAAAAGGACATACACACAAGCCTGCTAATAACCTGGTGAATGGAAACTACTATTCAAACG ATTGGTTTCATCTCCGCAGTCCATTGAGAAGAGAGGTTTAA
- the LOC103708317 gene encoding CTP synthase-like isoform X3, whose amino-acid sequence MKYVLVTGGVVSGLGKGVTASSIGVVLKACGLRVTSIKIDPYLNTDAGTMSPFEHGEVFVLDDGGEVDLDLGNYERFLDIKLTCDNNITTGKIYQVVPHITDAIQEWIEHVAVIPVDGKEGPADVCVIELGGTIGATVYSKNNGNGILDAGDIESMPFIEALGQFSYRVGPGNFCLVHVSLVPVLNVVGEQKTKPTQHSVRGLRGLGLTPNILACRSAKVLEENVKEKLSQFCHVPAANIITLNDVTNIWHIPLLLRDQKAHEAILKVLNLQRVAREPKLEEWMNRAKLCDALHDPVRIAMVGKYTGLSDSYLSVLKALLHASVACRKKLVVDWVPSTDLEENTAKEAPDAYNAAWNLLKGADGILVPGGFGDRGVQGKILAAKYARENNVPYLGICLGMQIAVIDFARSVMNLWDANSTEFDPDTRTPCVVFMPEGSKTHMGGTMRLGSRRTYFHVTDCKSVKLYGNVSYVDERHRHRYEVNPDMVAEFESAGLAFVGKDETGKRMEIIELPAHPYFVGVQFHPEFKSRPGQPSALFSGLIAASCGQLDALLQNPSHLNKPIKAKISSNGVFSPKVYQNGHQKGHTHKPANNLVNGNYYSNDWFHLRSPLRREV is encoded by the exons aTGAAGTACGTGTTGGTGACGGGGGGAGTGGTGAGCGGGCTGGGGAAAGGGGTGACGGCTAGCAGCATTGGAGTCGTCCTCAAGGCGTGCGGCCTCCGTGTTACGTCCATCAAGATCG ATCCATATCTGAACACTGATGCTGGAACGATGTCCCCATTTGAGCATGGGGAAGTGTTTGTTTTAGATGATGGTGGTGAG GTGGACTTGGATCTTGGAAACTATGAAAGGTTCCTAGATATCAAATTGACTTGTGATAACAATATCACCACTGGCAAGATCTACCAG GTTGTGCCACACATCACAGATGCCATACAAGAGTGGATAGAACACGTGGCAGTGATACCTGTGGATGGCAAAGAAGGACCTGCTGATGTTTGTGTCATAGAATTGGGTGGAACTATAG GAGCCACAGTCTATTCAAAGAATAACGGCAATGGAATTCTTGATGCAGGGGATATTGAATCAATGCCATTTATTGAAGCGTTGGGTCAATTTTCTTATCGTGTAG GTCCTGGTAACTTCTGTCTGGTTCATGTCAGTCTTGTGCCAGTTTTGAATGTAGTTGGTGAACAG AAAACTAAGCCAACCCAGCATAGTGTTCGTGGCCTAAGAGGACTTGGGTTGACACCAAATATTCTGGCTTGTCGCAGTGCTAAG GTGCTGGAGGAAAATGTAAAAGAAAAACTCTCACAATTTTGCCATGTCCCG GCGGCAAATATCATTACTCTTAATGATGTTACAAATATATGGCACATTCCTTTACTGTTAAGG GACCAGAAGGCACATGAAGCTATTTTAAAAGTACTGAACCTTCAACG AGTTGCCCGAGAGCCAAAGTTGGAGGAATGGATGAATAGAGCTAAACTCTGTGATGCACTGCATGATCCT GTTAGGATTGCCATGGTTGGAAAGTACACTGGTCTTTCTGATTCTTATCTCTCTGTATTGAAG GCTCTTTTGCATGCTAGTGTTGCTTGCCGTAAGAAACTTGTGGTGGACTGGGTTCCATCTACTGATCTCGAAGAAAATACTGCAAAAGAG GCACCTGATGCTTATAACGCTGCTTGGAATCTATTAAAG GGTGCAGATGGCATACTAGTTCCAGGAGGTTTTGGAGACAGAGGAGTGCAGGGGAAAATTCTTGCTGCAAAATATGCCCGTGAGAATAATGTTCCATACCTTGGCATTTGTCTGGGCATGCAAATTGCTGTGATTGATTTTGCTCGTTCTGTTATGAACTTGTGGGATGCAAACAGCACAGAGTTTGATCCTGATACAAGAACTCCATGTGTTGTTTTTATGCCAGAG GGCTCCAAAACTCACATGGGAGGGACGATGCGTCTTGGATCAAGGAGGACATATTTCCATGTTACCGACTGCAAATCTGTAAAGTT GTATGGCAATGTTAGCTATGTAGATGAACGGCATCGACACAGATATGAG GTCAATCCTGATATGGTTGCAGAATTTGAAAGTGCTGGCCTTGCATTTGTCGGTAAGGATGAAACTGGAAAACGTATGGAG ATTATTGAGCTGCCTGCCCATCCATACTTTGTCGGTGTCCAATTTCATCCAGAGTTCAAGTCGAGACCTGGACAACCCTCAGCACTTTTCTCAG GACTAATAGCAGCCTCATGTGGGCAATTGGATGCTTTGCTGCAAAATCCCAGCCACCTTAACAAGCCCATCAAAGCAAAAATTTCAAGCAATGGTGTTTTCTCACCAAAGGTCTATCAAAATGGACATCAAAAAGGACATACACACAAGCCTGCTAATAACCTGGTGAATGGAAACTACTATTCAAACG ATTGGTTTCATCTCCGCAGTCCATTGAGAAGAGAGGTTTAA
- the LOC103708317 gene encoding CTP synthase 1-like isoform X6 — MSPFEHGEVFVLDDGGEVDLDLGNYERFLDIKLTCDNNITTGKIYQSVIDKERRGDYLGKTVQVVPHITDAIQEWIEHVAVIPVDGKEGPADVCVIELGGTIGDIESMPFIEALGQFSYRVGPGNFCLVHVSLVPVLNVVGEQKTKPTQHSVRGLRGLGLTPNILACRSAKVLEENVKEKLSQFCHVPAANIITLNDVTNIWHIPLLLRDQKAHEAILKVLNLQRVAREPKLEEWMNRAKLCDALHDPVRIAMVGKYTGLSDSYLSVLKALLHASVACRKKLVVDWVPSTDLEENTAKEAPDAYNAAWNLLKGADGILVPGGFGDRGVQGKILAAKYARENNVPYLGICLGMQIAVIDFARSVMNLWDANSTEFDPDTRTPCVVFMPEGSKTHMGGTMRLGSRRTYFHVTDCKSVKLYGNVSYVDERHRHRYEVNPDMVAEFESAGLAFVGKDETGKRMEIIELPAHPYFVGVQFHPEFKSRPGQPSALFSGLIAASCGQLDALLQNPSHLNKPIKAKISSNGVFSPKVYQNGHQKGHTHKPANNLVNGNYYSNDWFHLRSPLRREV; from the exons ATGTCCCCATTTGAGCATGGGGAAGTGTTTGTTTTAGATGATGGTGGTGAG GTGGACTTGGATCTTGGAAACTATGAAAGGTTCCTAGATATCAAATTGACTTGTGATAACAATATCACCACTGGCAAGATCTACCAG TCTGTCATTGACAAGGAGCGGAGGGGGGACTATCTAGGGAAAACAGTGCAG GTTGTGCCACACATCACAGATGCCATACAAGAGTGGATAGAACACGTGGCAGTGATACCTGTGGATGGCAAAGAAGGACCTGCTGATGTTTGTGTCATAGAATTGGGTGGAACTATAG GGGATATTGAATCAATGCCATTTATTGAAGCGTTGGGTCAATTTTCTTATCGTGTAG GTCCTGGTAACTTCTGTCTGGTTCATGTCAGTCTTGTGCCAGTTTTGAATGTAGTTGGTGAACAG AAAACTAAGCCAACCCAGCATAGTGTTCGTGGCCTAAGAGGACTTGGGTTGACACCAAATATTCTGGCTTGTCGCAGTGCTAAG GTGCTGGAGGAAAATGTAAAAGAAAAACTCTCACAATTTTGCCATGTCCCG GCGGCAAATATCATTACTCTTAATGATGTTACAAATATATGGCACATTCCTTTACTGTTAAGG GACCAGAAGGCACATGAAGCTATTTTAAAAGTACTGAACCTTCAACG AGTTGCCCGAGAGCCAAAGTTGGAGGAATGGATGAATAGAGCTAAACTCTGTGATGCACTGCATGATCCT GTTAGGATTGCCATGGTTGGAAAGTACACTGGTCTTTCTGATTCTTATCTCTCTGTATTGAAG GCTCTTTTGCATGCTAGTGTTGCTTGCCGTAAGAAACTTGTGGTGGACTGGGTTCCATCTACTGATCTCGAAGAAAATACTGCAAAAGAG GCACCTGATGCTTATAACGCTGCTTGGAATCTATTAAAG GGTGCAGATGGCATACTAGTTCCAGGAGGTTTTGGAGACAGAGGAGTGCAGGGGAAAATTCTTGCTGCAAAATATGCCCGTGAGAATAATGTTCCATACCTTGGCATTTGTCTGGGCATGCAAATTGCTGTGATTGATTTTGCTCGTTCTGTTATGAACTTGTGGGATGCAAACAGCACAGAGTTTGATCCTGATACAAGAACTCCATGTGTTGTTTTTATGCCAGAG GGCTCCAAAACTCACATGGGAGGGACGATGCGTCTTGGATCAAGGAGGACATATTTCCATGTTACCGACTGCAAATCTGTAAAGTT GTATGGCAATGTTAGCTATGTAGATGAACGGCATCGACACAGATATGAG GTCAATCCTGATATGGTTGCAGAATTTGAAAGTGCTGGCCTTGCATTTGTCGGTAAGGATGAAACTGGAAAACGTATGGAG ATTATTGAGCTGCCTGCCCATCCATACTTTGTCGGTGTCCAATTTCATCCAGAGTTCAAGTCGAGACCTGGACAACCCTCAGCACTTTTCTCAG GACTAATAGCAGCCTCATGTGGGCAATTGGATGCTTTGCTGCAAAATCCCAGCCACCTTAACAAGCCCATCAAAGCAAAAATTTCAAGCAATGGTGTTTTCTCACCAAAGGTCTATCAAAATGGACATCAAAAAGGACATACACACAAGCCTGCTAATAACCTGGTGAATGGAAACTACTATTCAAACG ATTGGTTTCATCTCCGCAGTCCATTGAGAAGAGAGGTTTAA
- the LOC103708317 gene encoding CTP synthase 1-like isoform X5, which produces MSPFEHGEVFVLDDGGEVDLDLGNYERFLDIKLTCDNNITTGKIYQSVIDKERRGDYLGKTVQVVPHITDAIQEWIEHVAVIPVDGKEGPADVCVIELGGTIGATVYSKNNGNGILDAGDIESMPFIEALGQFSYRVGPGNFCLVHVSLVPVLNVVGEQKTKPTQHSVRGLRGLGLTPNILACRSAKVLEENVKEKLSQFCHVPAANIITLNDVTNIWHIPLLLRDQKAHEAILKVLNLQRVAREPKLEEWMNRAKLCDALHDPVRIAMVGKYTGLSDSYLSVLKALLHASVACRKKLVVDWVPSTDLEENTAKEAPDAYNAAWNLLKGADGILVPGGFGDRGVQGKILAAKYARENNVPYLGICLGMQIAVIDFARSVMNLWDANSTEFDPDTRTPCVVFMPEGSKTHMGGTMRLGSRRTYFHVTDCKSVKLYGNVSYVDERHRHRYEVNPDMVAEFESAGLAFVGKDETGKRMEIIELPAHPYFVGVQFHPEFKSRPGQPSALFSGLIAASCGQLDALLQNPSHLNKPIKAKISSNGVFSPKVYQNGHQKGHTHKPANNLVNGNYYSNDWFHLRSPLRREV; this is translated from the exons ATGTCCCCATTTGAGCATGGGGAAGTGTTTGTTTTAGATGATGGTGGTGAG GTGGACTTGGATCTTGGAAACTATGAAAGGTTCCTAGATATCAAATTGACTTGTGATAACAATATCACCACTGGCAAGATCTACCAG TCTGTCATTGACAAGGAGCGGAGGGGGGACTATCTAGGGAAAACAGTGCAG GTTGTGCCACACATCACAGATGCCATACAAGAGTGGATAGAACACGTGGCAGTGATACCTGTGGATGGCAAAGAAGGACCTGCTGATGTTTGTGTCATAGAATTGGGTGGAACTATAG GAGCCACAGTCTATTCAAAGAATAACGGCAATGGAATTCTTGATGCAGGGGATATTGAATCAATGCCATTTATTGAAGCGTTGGGTCAATTTTCTTATCGTGTAG GTCCTGGTAACTTCTGTCTGGTTCATGTCAGTCTTGTGCCAGTTTTGAATGTAGTTGGTGAACAG AAAACTAAGCCAACCCAGCATAGTGTTCGTGGCCTAAGAGGACTTGGGTTGACACCAAATATTCTGGCTTGTCGCAGTGCTAAG GTGCTGGAGGAAAATGTAAAAGAAAAACTCTCACAATTTTGCCATGTCCCG GCGGCAAATATCATTACTCTTAATGATGTTACAAATATATGGCACATTCCTTTACTGTTAAGG GACCAGAAGGCACATGAAGCTATTTTAAAAGTACTGAACCTTCAACG AGTTGCCCGAGAGCCAAAGTTGGAGGAATGGATGAATAGAGCTAAACTCTGTGATGCACTGCATGATCCT GTTAGGATTGCCATGGTTGGAAAGTACACTGGTCTTTCTGATTCTTATCTCTCTGTATTGAAG GCTCTTTTGCATGCTAGTGTTGCTTGCCGTAAGAAACTTGTGGTGGACTGGGTTCCATCTACTGATCTCGAAGAAAATACTGCAAAAGAG GCACCTGATGCTTATAACGCTGCTTGGAATCTATTAAAG GGTGCAGATGGCATACTAGTTCCAGGAGGTTTTGGAGACAGAGGAGTGCAGGGGAAAATTCTTGCTGCAAAATATGCCCGTGAGAATAATGTTCCATACCTTGGCATTTGTCTGGGCATGCAAATTGCTGTGATTGATTTTGCTCGTTCTGTTATGAACTTGTGGGATGCAAACAGCACAGAGTTTGATCCTGATACAAGAACTCCATGTGTTGTTTTTATGCCAGAG GGCTCCAAAACTCACATGGGAGGGACGATGCGTCTTGGATCAAGGAGGACATATTTCCATGTTACCGACTGCAAATCTGTAAAGTT GTATGGCAATGTTAGCTATGTAGATGAACGGCATCGACACAGATATGAG GTCAATCCTGATATGGTTGCAGAATTTGAAAGTGCTGGCCTTGCATTTGTCGGTAAGGATGAAACTGGAAAACGTATGGAG ATTATTGAGCTGCCTGCCCATCCATACTTTGTCGGTGTCCAATTTCATCCAGAGTTCAAGTCGAGACCTGGACAACCCTCAGCACTTTTCTCAG GACTAATAGCAGCCTCATGTGGGCAATTGGATGCTTTGCTGCAAAATCCCAGCCACCTTAACAAGCCCATCAAAGCAAAAATTTCAAGCAATGGTGTTTTCTCACCAAAGGTCTATCAAAATGGACATCAAAAAGGACATACACACAAGCCTGCTAATAACCTGGTGAATGGAAACTACTATTCAAACG ATTGGTTTCATCTCCGCAGTCCATTGAGAAGAGAGGTTTAA
- the LOC103708317 gene encoding CTP synthase-like isoform X4: MKYVLVTGGVVSGLGKGVTASSIGVVLKACGLRVTSIKIDPYLNTDAGTMSPFEHGEVFVLDDGGEVDLDLGNYERFLDIKLTCDNNITTGKIYQVVPHITDAIQEWIEHVAVIPVDGKEGPADVCVIELGGTIGDIESMPFIEALGQFSYRVGPGNFCLVHVSLVPVLNVVGEQKTKPTQHSVRGLRGLGLTPNILACRSAKVLEENVKEKLSQFCHVPAANIITLNDVTNIWHIPLLLRDQKAHEAILKVLNLQRVAREPKLEEWMNRAKLCDALHDPVRIAMVGKYTGLSDSYLSVLKALLHASVACRKKLVVDWVPSTDLEENTAKEAPDAYNAAWNLLKGADGILVPGGFGDRGVQGKILAAKYARENNVPYLGICLGMQIAVIDFARSVMNLWDANSTEFDPDTRTPCVVFMPEGSKTHMGGTMRLGSRRTYFHVTDCKSVKLYGNVSYVDERHRHRYEVNPDMVAEFESAGLAFVGKDETGKRMEIIELPAHPYFVGVQFHPEFKSRPGQPSALFSGLIAASCGQLDALLQNPSHLNKPIKAKISSNGVFSPKVYQNGHQKGHTHKPANNLVNGNYYSNDWFHLRSPLRREV, from the exons aTGAAGTACGTGTTGGTGACGGGGGGAGTGGTGAGCGGGCTGGGGAAAGGGGTGACGGCTAGCAGCATTGGAGTCGTCCTCAAGGCGTGCGGCCTCCGTGTTACGTCCATCAAGATCG ATCCATATCTGAACACTGATGCTGGAACGATGTCCCCATTTGAGCATGGGGAAGTGTTTGTTTTAGATGATGGTGGTGAG GTGGACTTGGATCTTGGAAACTATGAAAGGTTCCTAGATATCAAATTGACTTGTGATAACAATATCACCACTGGCAAGATCTACCAG GTTGTGCCACACATCACAGATGCCATACAAGAGTGGATAGAACACGTGGCAGTGATACCTGTGGATGGCAAAGAAGGACCTGCTGATGTTTGTGTCATAGAATTGGGTGGAACTATAG GGGATATTGAATCAATGCCATTTATTGAAGCGTTGGGTCAATTTTCTTATCGTGTAG GTCCTGGTAACTTCTGTCTGGTTCATGTCAGTCTTGTGCCAGTTTTGAATGTAGTTGGTGAACAG AAAACTAAGCCAACCCAGCATAGTGTTCGTGGCCTAAGAGGACTTGGGTTGACACCAAATATTCTGGCTTGTCGCAGTGCTAAG GTGCTGGAGGAAAATGTAAAAGAAAAACTCTCACAATTTTGCCATGTCCCG GCGGCAAATATCATTACTCTTAATGATGTTACAAATATATGGCACATTCCTTTACTGTTAAGG GACCAGAAGGCACATGAAGCTATTTTAAAAGTACTGAACCTTCAACG AGTTGCCCGAGAGCCAAAGTTGGAGGAATGGATGAATAGAGCTAAACTCTGTGATGCACTGCATGATCCT GTTAGGATTGCCATGGTTGGAAAGTACACTGGTCTTTCTGATTCTTATCTCTCTGTATTGAAG GCTCTTTTGCATGCTAGTGTTGCTTGCCGTAAGAAACTTGTGGTGGACTGGGTTCCATCTACTGATCTCGAAGAAAATACTGCAAAAGAG GCACCTGATGCTTATAACGCTGCTTGGAATCTATTAAAG GGTGCAGATGGCATACTAGTTCCAGGAGGTTTTGGAGACAGAGGAGTGCAGGGGAAAATTCTTGCTGCAAAATATGCCCGTGAGAATAATGTTCCATACCTTGGCATTTGTCTGGGCATGCAAATTGCTGTGATTGATTTTGCTCGTTCTGTTATGAACTTGTGGGATGCAAACAGCACAGAGTTTGATCCTGATACAAGAACTCCATGTGTTGTTTTTATGCCAGAG GGCTCCAAAACTCACATGGGAGGGACGATGCGTCTTGGATCAAGGAGGACATATTTCCATGTTACCGACTGCAAATCTGTAAAGTT GTATGGCAATGTTAGCTATGTAGATGAACGGCATCGACACAGATATGAG GTCAATCCTGATATGGTTGCAGAATTTGAAAGTGCTGGCCTTGCATTTGTCGGTAAGGATGAAACTGGAAAACGTATGGAG ATTATTGAGCTGCCTGCCCATCCATACTTTGTCGGTGTCCAATTTCATCCAGAGTTCAAGTCGAGACCTGGACAACCCTCAGCACTTTTCTCAG GACTAATAGCAGCCTCATGTGGGCAATTGGATGCTTTGCTGCAAAATCCCAGCCACCTTAACAAGCCCATCAAAGCAAAAATTTCAAGCAATGGTGTTTTCTCACCAAAGGTCTATCAAAATGGACATCAAAAAGGACATACACACAAGCCTGCTAATAACCTGGTGAATGGAAACTACTATTCAAACG ATTGGTTTCATCTCCGCAGTCCATTGAGAAGAGAGGTTTAA
- the LOC103708317 gene encoding CTP synthase-like isoform X1, with protein sequence MKYVLVTGGVVSGLGKGVTASSIGVVLKACGLRVTSIKIDPYLNTDAGTMSPFEHGEVFVLDDGGEVDLDLGNYERFLDIKLTCDNNITTGKIYQSVIDKERRGDYLGKTVQVVPHITDAIQEWIEHVAVIPVDGKEGPADVCVIELGGTIGATVYSKNNGNGILDAGDIESMPFIEALGQFSYRVGPGNFCLVHVSLVPVLNVVGEQKTKPTQHSVRGLRGLGLTPNILACRSAKVLEENVKEKLSQFCHVPAANIITLNDVTNIWHIPLLLRDQKAHEAILKVLNLQRVAREPKLEEWMNRAKLCDALHDPVRIAMVGKYTGLSDSYLSVLKALLHASVACRKKLVVDWVPSTDLEENTAKEAPDAYNAAWNLLKGADGILVPGGFGDRGVQGKILAAKYARENNVPYLGICLGMQIAVIDFARSVMNLWDANSTEFDPDTRTPCVVFMPEGSKTHMGGTMRLGSRRTYFHVTDCKSVKLYGNVSYVDERHRHRYEVNPDMVAEFESAGLAFVGKDETGKRMEIIELPAHPYFVGVQFHPEFKSRPGQPSALFSGLIAASCGQLDALLQNPSHLNKPIKAKISSNGVFSPKVYQNGHQKGHTHKPANNLVNGNYYSNDWFHLRSPLRREV encoded by the exons aTGAAGTACGTGTTGGTGACGGGGGGAGTGGTGAGCGGGCTGGGGAAAGGGGTGACGGCTAGCAGCATTGGAGTCGTCCTCAAGGCGTGCGGCCTCCGTGTTACGTCCATCAAGATCG ATCCATATCTGAACACTGATGCTGGAACGATGTCCCCATTTGAGCATGGGGAAGTGTTTGTTTTAGATGATGGTGGTGAG GTGGACTTGGATCTTGGAAACTATGAAAGGTTCCTAGATATCAAATTGACTTGTGATAACAATATCACCACTGGCAAGATCTACCAG TCTGTCATTGACAAGGAGCGGAGGGGGGACTATCTAGGGAAAACAGTGCAG GTTGTGCCACACATCACAGATGCCATACAAGAGTGGATAGAACACGTGGCAGTGATACCTGTGGATGGCAAAGAAGGACCTGCTGATGTTTGTGTCATAGAATTGGGTGGAACTATAG GAGCCACAGTCTATTCAAAGAATAACGGCAATGGAATTCTTGATGCAGGGGATATTGAATCAATGCCATTTATTGAAGCGTTGGGTCAATTTTCTTATCGTGTAG GTCCTGGTAACTTCTGTCTGGTTCATGTCAGTCTTGTGCCAGTTTTGAATGTAGTTGGTGAACAG AAAACTAAGCCAACCCAGCATAGTGTTCGTGGCCTAAGAGGACTTGGGTTGACACCAAATATTCTGGCTTGTCGCAGTGCTAAG GTGCTGGAGGAAAATGTAAAAGAAAAACTCTCACAATTTTGCCATGTCCCG GCGGCAAATATCATTACTCTTAATGATGTTACAAATATATGGCACATTCCTTTACTGTTAAGG GACCAGAAGGCACATGAAGCTATTTTAAAAGTACTGAACCTTCAACG AGTTGCCCGAGAGCCAAAGTTGGAGGAATGGATGAATAGAGCTAAACTCTGTGATGCACTGCATGATCCT GTTAGGATTGCCATGGTTGGAAAGTACACTGGTCTTTCTGATTCTTATCTCTCTGTATTGAAG GCTCTTTTGCATGCTAGTGTTGCTTGCCGTAAGAAACTTGTGGTGGACTGGGTTCCATCTACTGATCTCGAAGAAAATACTGCAAAAGAG GCACCTGATGCTTATAACGCTGCTTGGAATCTATTAAAG GGTGCAGATGGCATACTAGTTCCAGGAGGTTTTGGAGACAGAGGAGTGCAGGGGAAAATTCTTGCTGCAAAATATGCCCGTGAGAATAATGTTCCATACCTTGGCATTTGTCTGGGCATGCAAATTGCTGTGATTGATTTTGCTCGTTCTGTTATGAACTTGTGGGATGCAAACAGCACAGAGTTTGATCCTGATACAAGAACTCCATGTGTTGTTTTTATGCCAGAG GGCTCCAAAACTCACATGGGAGGGACGATGCGTCTTGGATCAAGGAGGACATATTTCCATGTTACCGACTGCAAATCTGTAAAGTT GTATGGCAATGTTAGCTATGTAGATGAACGGCATCGACACAGATATGAG GTCAATCCTGATATGGTTGCAGAATTTGAAAGTGCTGGCCTTGCATTTGTCGGTAAGGATGAAACTGGAAAACGTATGGAG ATTATTGAGCTGCCTGCCCATCCATACTTTGTCGGTGTCCAATTTCATCCAGAGTTCAAGTCGAGACCTGGACAACCCTCAGCACTTTTCTCAG GACTAATAGCAGCCTCATGTGGGCAATTGGATGCTTTGCTGCAAAATCCCAGCCACCTTAACAAGCCCATCAAAGCAAAAATTTCAAGCAATGGTGTTTTCTCACCAAAGGTCTATCAAAATGGACATCAAAAAGGACATACACACAAGCCTGCTAATAACCTGGTGAATGGAAACTACTATTCAAACG ATTGGTTTCATCTCCGCAGTCCATTGAGAAGAGAGGTTTAA